In Mycobacterium sp. Aquia_216, a genomic segment contains:
- a CDS encoding DUF3817 domain-containing protein yields the protein MTTPETPGAISADRIRPALLGYRIMAWTTGLWLIALCYEIVSHLAFHREIRWIEVVHGWVYFAYVLTAFNLAIKVRWPIGKTIGVLLAGTIPLLGIVVEHFQTKDIKARFGL from the coding sequence ATGACCACACCCGAAACACCCGGAGCCATCTCCGCCGACCGCATCCGCCCCGCTCTGCTCGGCTACCGGATCATGGCGTGGACGACGGGTCTGTGGCTGATCGCACTGTGCTACGAGATCGTCTCGCACCTCGCGTTCCACCGAGAGATCAGGTGGATCGAGGTGGTGCACGGCTGGGTGTATTTCGCGTACGTGCTCACGGCTTTCAATCTGGCGATCAAGGTCCGCTGGCCGATCGGCAAGACCATCGGCGTGCTACTGGCCGGCACGATCCCGCTGCTGGGCATCGTCGTCGAGCACTTTCAGACCAAGGACATCAAGGCCCGCTTCGGGCTTTGA
- a CDS encoding non-canonical purine NTP pyrophosphatase — translation MLTELLVASRNLKKLAELRRVLDGAGLSGLTLVSLNEVAPFDEAPETGATFEDNALAKARDAFAATRLATVADDSGLQVAALGGMPGVLSARWAGTHGDDAGNTALLLAQLRDVPDEGRAATFVSACALVSGSGEVVVRGEWPGTIARAPRGDGGFGYDPIFVPDEFGGRTAAQLSPQEKDVASHRGRALALLLPALRTLT, via the coding sequence CTGTTGACTGAGCTGCTGGTCGCCAGCCGCAACCTCAAGAAGCTGGCCGAACTGCGCCGGGTGCTGGACGGCGCGGGACTGTCGGGGCTGACGCTGGTGTCGCTGAACGAGGTGGCGCCGTTCGACGAGGCGCCCGAAACCGGCGCGACGTTCGAGGACAACGCGTTGGCCAAGGCGCGTGATGCGTTCGCCGCGACGAGGTTAGCGACCGTGGCCGACGACTCCGGCCTGCAAGTGGCGGCACTGGGCGGCATGCCCGGCGTGCTGTCGGCCCGCTGGGCGGGCACCCATGGCGACGACGCCGGCAACACCGCGCTGCTGCTCGCCCAGTTGCGCGATGTGCCCGACGAAGGGCGCGCCGCCACGTTCGTGTCGGCCTGCGCGCTGGTCTCGGGCAGCGGCGAAGTCGTCGTCCGCGGCGAGTGGCCCGGCACGATCGCCCGCGCGCCACGTGGCGACGGCGGGTTCGGCTACGACCCGATTTTCGTTCCCGACGAGTTCGGGGGCCGCACGGCGGCGCAGCTCAGCCCGCAGGAGAAGGACGTGGCCTCGCATCGTGGTCGCGCACTGGCGCTGCTGCTGCCCGCCCTGCGCACCCTGACCTGA